A portion of the Limanda limanda chromosome 3, fLimLim1.1, whole genome shotgun sequence genome contains these proteins:
- the LOC132998440 gene encoding small EDRK-rich factor 2-like: MTRGNQRDLARAKNAKKQNDGGKGKRGDDGLSSAARKLRDAEIMQEKQKKAKDPEKSTEKK, from the exons ATGACCA GGGGAAACCAGCGTGATCTTGCACGCGCAAAGAATGCCAAGAAGCAGAATGATGGTGGGAAAGGCAAGAGGGGCGACGACGGCCTGTCTTCTGCTGCAAGGAAGCTGAG GGATGCCGAGATAATgcaagagaagcagaagaaggcGAAAGATCCTGAGAAAAGCACAGAGAAAAAATGA